The following are encoded together in the Dyella terrae genome:
- the argH gene encoding argininosuccinate lyase has translation MTQPLWQKSNIKIDARIMAFLAGDDVILDREFFLHDITASKAHVEGLANIGVVSADEAAALKRELDVLAEDFRAGHFVLDDRYEDGHSAIEARLTERLGDAGRRVHTGRSRNDQILVATRLWLKEQLGALEQHCRAVAKVCLDRAAQPAIPLPGYTHLQRAVVSSTGMWFAGFAEGFIDNALRAQQTALLIDANPLGTAAGYGVNLKLDREHTTQALGFARMQVSPIYAQLSRGKFEMAVLEAIAGALLDVRRMAWDLSLFTTAEFNFVKLPSEYTTGSSIMPNKRNPDVVELLRASYASVAAARTEIEQLLSLPSGYQRDLQFSKGSLFHGCRHGLAALELVPDLLARMEWNEPAMRAAIEPAMYATDVAIEQAAAGVPFRDAYRAAADAAASAGEGRTPEASLAARVSPGSGHDLRLDVLRDRLGRLDG, from the coding sequence ATGACCCAACCCCTTTGGCAGAAATCCAACATCAAGATCGACGCGCGCATCATGGCGTTCCTCGCCGGCGACGATGTGATACTGGATCGCGAGTTCTTCCTGCACGACATCACCGCAAGCAAGGCGCACGTCGAAGGCCTGGCCAACATTGGTGTCGTCAGCGCGGACGAAGCTGCGGCACTTAAGCGCGAACTGGATGTGCTGGCGGAAGACTTCCGCGCCGGCCACTTCGTGCTCGACGATCGCTATGAAGACGGTCATTCGGCCATCGAGGCACGCCTGACGGAGCGCCTGGGTGATGCGGGCCGCCGTGTGCATACGGGCCGCAGCCGCAATGACCAGATCCTGGTTGCCACGCGCCTTTGGCTGAAGGAGCAGCTCGGCGCACTGGAGCAGCACTGCCGCGCCGTCGCCAAGGTCTGCCTCGATCGCGCAGCGCAACCGGCGATTCCCTTGCCGGGTTACACGCACCTGCAGCGTGCCGTGGTGTCGTCGACTGGCATGTGGTTTGCCGGCTTCGCGGAAGGTTTTATCGACAACGCGTTGCGCGCACAGCAGACGGCGCTGCTGATCGATGCCAATCCGCTGGGTACCGCCGCTGGCTATGGCGTAAACCTCAAGCTGGATCGCGAGCACACCACACAGGCGCTGGGCTTTGCCCGCATGCAGGTGTCGCCGATCTATGCACAGTTGTCGCGTGGCAAGTTCGAGATGGCCGTCCTCGAAGCCATTGCCGGCGCGTTGCTCGACGTGCGTCGCATGGCGTGGGATCTCTCGCTGTTCACCACGGCGGAGTTCAATTTTGTGAAGCTGCCGTCCGAGTACACCACCGGCAGCTCGATCATGCCGAACAAGCGCAATCCGGATGTGGTGGAATTGCTGCGCGCCAGCTACGCGAGCGTGGCGGCGGCCCGCACCGAGATCGAGCAACTGCTGTCGCTACCGTCCGGCTACCAGCGTGACCTGCAGTTCTCCAAGGGCTCGTTGTTCCACGGTTGCCGTCATGGCCTGGCCGCGCTGGAACTGGTGCCCGATCTGCTGGCGCGCATGGAGTGGAATGAACCGGCCATGCGTGCGGCGATCGAGCCAGCCATGTATGCCACTGACGTAGCCATTGAACAGGCCGCAGCGGGCGTGCCGTTCCGTGACGCCTATCGTGCGGCAGCGGACGCCGCTGCCTCGGCGGGCGAAGGGCGTACGCCGGAGGCCAGCCTAGCGGCCCGTGTGTCGCCCGGATCCGGTCATGACCTGCGTTTGGATGTGTTGCGCGATAGACTCGGTCGTCTGGACGGCTAA
- a CDS encoding nuclear transport factor 2 family protein: MRNASLARLACLLAPLFVLSTACAQSADAIPTGDALNHTIAALDTKVFDAYNTCDLKTFGGYFSEDVEFYHDTGGLMTSRDAVVDATRRNICHKVRRELVGSLEVYPIKDYGAMEVGSHRFCELDTGKCVGVGKFLNIWRYKDGQWQMTRVISYDHHAIETGK; this comes from the coding sequence ATGCGCAACGCTTCGCTCGCACGACTGGCCTGCCTGCTTGCCCCTTTATTCGTACTTTCTACGGCATGTGCACAGAGCGCGGACGCCATTCCCACCGGCGATGCCCTCAACCACACCATCGCCGCGCTCGACACCAAGGTCTTCGATGCCTACAACACCTGCGACCTGAAGACCTTCGGCGGGTACTTCAGCGAAGACGTGGAGTTCTACCATGACACCGGTGGCCTCATGACATCCCGCGACGCGGTGGTGGATGCCACGCGCCGGAACATCTGCCACAAGGTGCGCCGGGAACTGGTTGGCTCCCTCGAGGTATATCCGATCAAGGACTATGGCGCCATGGAAGTTGGCTCACACCGCTTCTGCGAGCTCGATACCGGCAAGTGCGTGGGCGTTGGCAAGTTCCTCAACATCTGGCGCTATAAGGACGGCCAGTGGCAGATGACACGCGTGATCAGTTACGACCACCACGCCATCGAGACTGGGAAATAG
- a CDS encoding cupin domain-containing protein — protein MGTVSTGSAEHYRWGQGCDGWHLLAGDDLSVIEERMPPGTWEVRHRHARSRQFFYVLQGELTLELEGTSHRLATGHGLHVPPGAAHQARNDSGAEVRMLVVSSPRSHGDRIDAPLEANP, from the coding sequence ATGGGAACCGTCAGTACGGGCAGTGCCGAACATTACCGATGGGGACAGGGTTGCGACGGCTGGCATCTGCTGGCCGGTGACGACCTGAGTGTGATCGAAGAGCGCATGCCGCCGGGCACCTGGGAAGTTCGCCACCGGCATGCGCGCTCCCGCCAGTTCTTCTACGTGCTGCAGGGCGAGCTGACCCTGGAGCTGGAGGGGACGTCCCATCGGCTCGCGACAGGGCATGGCTTGCACGTGCCTCCCGGCGCGGCTCACCAGGCACGCAACGACAGTGGTGCGGAGGTGCGGATGCTGGTCGTGTCGTCACCCCGCAGCCATGGTGACCGCATCGATGCGCCCTTGGAGGCGAACCCATGA
- the proB gene encoding glutamate 5-kinase, whose amino-acid sequence MSDAISVQALPSWRRAVLKVGSNLLAADGGGLTPRYAAALAGFIQSSRAAGRQVVLVSSGAVAAGRAQLRAHAPSGGDLAAKQALAALGQAPMIALWQSLSPCPVAQVLLTHDDLRNRRRYLNARTTLRELLALDVLPVVNENDTVAVDELKLGDNDNLAAIVAALVDADLLLIASDIDALYTADPRRDPSAVPLVRVESLTPDIVAMAGGSGSAVGTGGMRTKLEAAAKAAAAGVPTALFSGRHDDTVAALAQGQLRGTYFAAGRSRMQARKYWLRHAPSAPGRIKVDAGAVTALASGRASLLPGGVLEVAGDFHRGDLVEIVDASGRAIARGLCQYGATEVKRLAGRHSRDIDVVLGYSYGAEIVHRDDLATLAEIESTGDIDA is encoded by the coding sequence ATGAGCGACGCCATTTCTGTGCAGGCGTTGCCATCATGGCGCCGTGCCGTACTCAAAGTGGGTAGCAACCTGTTAGCCGCCGATGGCGGTGGCCTTACTCCGCGCTACGCCGCCGCTCTGGCGGGTTTCATCCAGTCGAGCCGCGCTGCCGGCCGGCAGGTGGTGCTGGTGTCGTCCGGTGCGGTGGCGGCGGGGCGTGCGCAGTTGCGCGCCCATGCGCCCAGCGGCGGTGATCTTGCTGCAAAACAGGCGTTGGCAGCGCTGGGCCAGGCACCCATGATCGCGCTGTGGCAGTCGCTCAGTCCGTGCCCGGTCGCCCAGGTGTTGCTGACGCATGACGATCTGCGCAACCGCAGACGCTATCTCAACGCGCGGACCACCTTGCGCGAACTGCTCGCACTCGACGTGCTGCCGGTGGTGAACGAGAACGATACCGTCGCAGTCGACGAGTTGAAGTTGGGCGACAACGACAACCTCGCGGCCATCGTAGCGGCGCTGGTGGATGCGGACCTGCTGCTGATTGCATCGGATATCGATGCGCTCTACACAGCCGACCCGCGTCGCGATCCTTCCGCCGTACCGTTGGTGCGGGTGGAATCGTTGACACCCGATATCGTGGCCATGGCCGGCGGCAGCGGCAGTGCTGTCGGCACCGGTGGTATGCGCACCAAACTGGAGGCCGCCGCCAAGGCAGCGGCGGCCGGCGTACCCACGGCGCTGTTCAGCGGCAGGCACGACGACACCGTTGCTGCGCTTGCTCAGGGTCAGTTGCGGGGCACCTATTTCGCGGCGGGGCGCAGCCGCATGCAGGCGCGCAAGTACTGGCTGCGTCATGCACCATCGGCGCCGGGACGCATCAAGGTAGATGCGGGCGCCGTGACGGCGCTGGCGAGTGGACGCGCCTCACTGTTGCCGGGCGGGGTGCTGGAAGTGGCCGGCGATTTCCATCGCGGCGATCTGGTGGAGATCGTCGACGCATCCGGTCGAGCCATCGCGCGCGGCTTGTGCCAGTACGGTGCAACCGAGGTAAAGCGGCTGGCTGGGCGTCACAGTCGCGATATCGATGTCGTGCTCGGCTACAGCTATGGCGCAGAGATCGTGCATCGCGATGACCTTGCCACGTTGGCCGAGATCGAAAGCACGGGAGATATCGACGCATGA
- a CDS encoding MFS transporter produces the protein MEYRSHRRIEIAADDVQTELTTPLTLLFAFAVGVIIINLTAAQPLAGPVARAMHLPASLTGLVAMLPQLGYAVGMLFLVPLADLFENRRLTTVTLVACALALGAAAVAQQAWWLLLAVCVAGTTSCAIQILVPLAAAMARPEHRGSAVGNVMSGVMLGILLSRPFASLIEGTWGWRACYGLLSVFDALLAVALWFALPTRQPPVHTSYRGLIASMWSLWRNERVLRRYAVSAAILMAAFSTFWTGIALRLVQAPFLLDSHNLAWFALAGVAGTVVAPLAGKAGDRGYSVVGMPIAHVVATAGFVLAGVAGAGWLGLDVSSHPRLALGLLVVAAIVLDAGAVGDQTLGRRAVNMLDPAARSRLNGLFVGVFFIGGGAGAVAAGSAWAIAGWTGVCVVGLGLCALAFVGDALARRGISRAV, from the coding sequence ATGGAATATCGCTCCCATCGCCGTATCGAAATCGCTGCGGATGACGTGCAAACGGAACTCACCACGCCGCTGACGCTGCTGTTCGCGTTTGCGGTAGGCGTCATCATCATCAACCTGACGGCCGCGCAGCCGCTCGCTGGCCCCGTGGCCCGCGCCATGCACCTACCGGCCTCGCTGACCGGTCTCGTGGCCATGCTTCCGCAGTTGGGTTACGCGGTGGGCATGTTGTTCCTCGTGCCGCTTGCCGACCTGTTCGAGAATCGCCGCCTCACCACGGTCACGCTGGTGGCTTGCGCACTGGCTCTGGGTGCGGCGGCAGTGGCGCAGCAGGCATGGTGGCTGTTGCTCGCGGTGTGCGTGGCGGGCACGACGTCGTGCGCCATCCAGATACTTGTGCCGCTGGCGGCGGCCATGGCGAGGCCGGAACATCGCGGCAGTGCGGTGGGCAACGTGATGAGCGGTGTGATGCTCGGCATTCTGTTGTCGCGTCCGTTCGCCAGCCTGATTGAAGGCACGTGGGGTTGGCGCGCGTGTTACGGCCTGTTGAGCGTCTTCGATGCACTGCTCGCCGTCGCCTTGTGGTTTGCCTTGCCAACACGGCAGCCGCCCGTACATACCTCGTACCGCGGGTTGATCGCGTCCATGTGGTCACTCTGGCGTAACGAGCGGGTGTTGCGCCGGTATGCGGTGTCTGCGGCAATCCTTATGGCGGCGTTCAGTACGTTCTGGACGGGGATCGCGTTGCGCTTGGTGCAAGCGCCATTTCTGCTGGACAGTCACAACCTCGCCTGGTTTGCCCTGGCCGGTGTGGCCGGCACGGTGGTCGCACCGTTGGCGGGTAAGGCGGGTGATCGTGGCTACAGCGTGGTCGGCATGCCCATTGCCCATGTGGTGGCTACGGCTGGTTTTGTACTGGCGGGCGTGGCCGGCGCGGGATGGCTGGGGCTGGATGTTTCCAGCCATCCGCGGCTGGCGCTGGGCCTGCTGGTGGTGGCGGCCATCGTGCTGGATGCAGGTGCCGTCGGTGACCAGACACTGGGGCGGCGTGCCGTCAACATGCTCGATCCGGCAGCACGCAGCCGTCTGAATGGCCTTTTCGTCGGCGTGTTTTTTATCGGCGGTGGCGCGGGCGCCGTGGCCGCCGGCAGTGCGTGGGCCATCGCCGGCTGGACGGGCGTGTGCGTGGTCGGCCTCGGCCTGTGTGCGCTGGCTTTTGTGGGCGATGCGTTGGCACGGCGCGGCATCAGCCGCGCCGTCTGA
- a CDS encoding YciI family protein, translating to MKFLVMIYNDDTLLDALPAGEFDTMMRGCFEHADELRDQGHLLDSVQLESPGQIKSLRMRDEKMSVMDGPFAEAKEYLGGFNVIEAANMDEALRIASEFPWARTGRIDVWPIRDIDAVRRRVGA from the coding sequence ATGAAGTTCCTGGTCATGATCTACAACGACGACACCCTGCTCGATGCCCTGCCGGCAGGCGAGTTCGACACCATGATGCGCGGCTGTTTCGAGCATGCCGATGAACTGCGCGATCAGGGCCATCTGCTCGATTCGGTGCAGCTCGAATCCCCTGGTCAGATCAAGTCGCTGCGCATGCGCGACGAAAAAATGAGCGTGATGGATGGCCCATTCGCCGAGGCGAAGGAATACCTGGGCGGCTTCAACGTGATTGAGGCGGCGAACATGGACGAAGCCTTGCGCATCGCCTCGGAATTCCCGTGGGCGCGCACGGGGCGCATCGACGTATGGCCCATTCGGGATATCGATGCGGTGCGCCGTCGAGTGGGAGCCTGA
- a CDS encoding LysR family transcriptional regulator, translated as MNTRDVRAFVAVVDTGSIVQAAAQLHLTQPGVTRRVQSLEALLGIELLNRQSKPLRPTAAGLEIYRKGRDLLDAEASLLALARTDTEPTGEFRLGMPPYLAERALAGPIDQLRLRFPGLTLRIHSSWSPGLMEQVEQGQLDVSAVLLSESSPPPQAMTAHAFDRQPIRIVAAPSLGLRGRVSLKDLSAFPWVLSQNGCGMRSTLRRTMEERGLPCNVGVEAFGSDLQLSLVARGTGIGIVTPDLLAASPYRKQVKVLAVTDFQLDMIAWLIHRALPPRLEVPVALLLEQLRLLTSQRPRPR; from the coding sequence ATGAATACGCGAGACGTCAGGGCTTTCGTCGCCGTCGTGGACACGGGCTCCATCGTGCAGGCCGCAGCCCAGTTGCACCTTACCCAGCCTGGTGTGACACGCCGGGTACAGAGCCTGGAGGCCCTGCTGGGCATCGAGCTGCTGAACCGCCAATCCAAGCCACTGCGCCCCACCGCGGCAGGGCTGGAGATCTACCGGAAAGGCCGCGATCTACTGGACGCGGAAGCGAGCCTGCTCGCGCTCGCCCGCACCGACACGGAACCCACCGGAGAGTTTCGGCTAGGCATGCCCCCGTATCTCGCCGAGCGCGCCCTGGCCGGGCCCATCGACCAGCTCCGCCTGCGCTTCCCCGGTCTTACTTTGCGCATTCACTCGTCCTGGTCGCCTGGGCTGATGGAACAGGTTGAGCAAGGGCAATTGGACGTTTCCGCGGTACTGCTGTCGGAAAGCTCGCCACCACCACAGGCCATGACCGCTCACGCCTTCGACCGCCAGCCAATACGCATCGTGGCGGCACCCTCGCTCGGCTTGCGCGGCCGCGTGTCGCTCAAAGACCTTTCCGCATTCCCGTGGGTGCTCAGCCAGAACGGATGCGGCATGCGCTCCACGCTTCGACGAACCATGGAAGAGCGCGGCCTGCCCTGCAACGTCGGCGTCGAAGCCTTCGGCTCGGACCTGCAACTGTCACTCGTCGCGCGTGGCACCGGCATCGGCATTGTCACCCCTGACCTGTTGGCCGCCAGTCCGTATCGCAAGCAGGTCAAGGTACTCGCCGTCACCGACTTCCAACTGGACATGATCGCCTGGCTGATTCACCGCGCCTTGCCGCCTCGCCTGGAAGTACCTGTGGCACTCCTGCTGGAACAACTCAGGCTGCTAACGTCGCAACGGCCACGGCCCCGCTGA
- the kynU gene encoding kynureninase, protein MSAPFEATLAWAQAQDAADPLRSFRDEFLIPPHEGHDSHYFCGNSLGLQPRAVRDALSAELDDWAGLAVEGHFKGRLPWMNYHEFVRDDLAAVVGAQPSEVVAMNTLGANLHLMMVSFYRPTQERHAILIEAGSFPTDRYAVESQVRFHGYDPATSLIELQGDEANGTISMEAIERVLAEHGSRIALVMLPGVQYRTGQAFDLAAITRLANRHGCMVGFDLAHAVGNLPLQLHDTGADFAIWCSYKYLNSGPGAVGGAFVHERHARTTLPRFAGWWGHDKTTRFQMGPQFVPTYGADGWQLSNPPILALAPLRVSLEIFRRAGMSNLREKSVRLTGYLEWLVQTQLSDVLEVVTPRDPARRGSQLSIRVQGGRARGRALFEYLMEQGIVGDWREPDVIRISPTPLYNRFADCVAFVEATRRWAQQG, encoded by the coding sequence ATGTCCGCTCCCTTCGAAGCCACCCTCGCCTGGGCGCAGGCCCAGGATGCCGCCGATCCGCTGCGCAGTTTTCGCGACGAATTCCTGATTCCTCCGCACGAAGGCCACGACAGCCACTACTTCTGCGGCAACTCGCTGGGCTTGCAGCCACGCGCCGTGCGCGACGCACTGAGCGCCGAGCTGGACGACTGGGCCGGGCTGGCGGTGGAAGGCCACTTCAAGGGCCGTCTGCCGTGGATGAACTACCACGAGTTTGTGCGCGATGACCTCGCCGCTGTGGTGGGCGCACAGCCGTCCGAAGTGGTCGCGATGAATACGCTGGGCGCAAACCTGCACCTGATGATGGTCAGCTTCTATCGTCCCACGCAGGAACGCCACGCCATTCTGATCGAAGCGGGTTCGTTCCCAACCGACCGCTACGCAGTGGAGTCGCAAGTGCGCTTCCATGGCTACGACCCAGCTACGTCTCTGATCGAACTTCAAGGTGACGAAGCGAACGGCACGATATCCATGGAAGCCATCGAGCGCGTACTGGCCGAGCACGGCTCGCGCATCGCCCTGGTGATGCTGCCGGGCGTGCAGTACCGCACGGGTCAGGCCTTCGACCTCGCGGCCATCACGCGCTTGGCCAATCGCCATGGGTGCATGGTGGGCTTTGACCTGGCGCATGCGGTGGGCAACCTGCCACTGCAGTTGCACGACACCGGCGCGGACTTTGCCATCTGGTGCAGCTACAAGTACCTCAACAGCGGCCCGGGTGCTGTCGGCGGCGCCTTCGTGCATGAGCGCCACGCGCGCACCACGCTGCCGCGTTTCGCGGGCTGGTGGGGCCACGACAAGACCACACGTTTCCAGATGGGGCCGCAGTTCGTGCCGACCTATGGCGCGGATGGCTGGCAGCTCAGCAACCCGCCCATCCTCGCGTTGGCACCGCTGCGCGTGTCGCTGGAGATCTTCCGTCGCGCCGGCATGTCGAATCTGCGCGAGAAATCGGTGCGCCTTACCGGCTATCTGGAATGGCTGGTGCAGACGCAGTTGAGTGATGTGCTGGAAGTAGTGACACCACGCGACCCCGCACGCCGTGGTTCGCAGCTTTCCATCCGCGTGCAGGGTGGCCGCGCGCGCGGCCGCGCCCTGTTCGAATACCTGATGGAGCAAGGCATTGTCGGCGACTGGCGCGAGCCGGACGTGATCCGCATTTCGCCAACGCCGCTGTACAACCGCTTTGCCGATTGCGTGGCGTTTGTCGAAGCCACGCGACGCTGGGCGCAGCAGGGATGA
- a CDS encoding amidohydrolase family protein: MLKIDTHAHILPRDWPNLAAKFGDERFPVMIHNDGRHRIYKDGKFFREVWDSAFDPQQRIDDYARFGVSVQVVSTVPVLFSYWAPGYQALELHRHLNDQMAQICNDYPRHYAGIGTVPLQSPDLAIRELERCIDELGLQGVQVGSHCNDWNLDAPELFPFFEAAADLGAAIMVHPWDMMGAASMPKYWLPWLVGMPAEQARAGCCLVFGGVLERLPKLRVMLAHGGGSFPWSIGRIEHGFRMRPDLVATDNPRNPREYLKRLYFDSCVHDPQALRYLLDVTGVERVMLGTDYPFPLGEQHPGSGIESLELGHADCAQLFHGTALEWLGLPLHRFQPHAQQETA, translated from the coding sequence ATGCTCAAAATCGATACGCACGCCCATATCCTGCCCCGTGACTGGCCGAACCTTGCCGCCAAGTTCGGTGACGAGCGCTTTCCCGTGATGATCCACAACGACGGGCGCCATCGCATCTACAAAGATGGCAAGTTCTTCCGGGAGGTCTGGGACTCCGCCTTTGACCCGCAGCAGCGCATCGACGACTACGCCCGTTTCGGGGTGAGCGTGCAGGTGGTCTCCACCGTGCCGGTGCTGTTCTCCTACTGGGCGCCGGGCTATCAGGCGCTGGAGCTGCATCGCCACCTGAACGACCAGATGGCGCAGATCTGCAATGACTACCCGCGCCACTATGCCGGCATCGGCACCGTGCCGCTGCAATCGCCGGATCTGGCGATACGCGAGCTGGAGCGTTGCATCGACGAGCTAGGCCTGCAGGGCGTGCAGGTGGGCTCGCACTGCAACGACTGGAACCTCGACGCGCCGGAGCTGTTCCCCTTCTTCGAGGCCGCGGCCGACCTTGGCGCCGCGATCATGGTGCACCCGTGGGACATGATGGGTGCCGCCAGCATGCCCAAGTACTGGTTGCCCTGGCTGGTCGGCATGCCGGCCGAACAGGCGCGTGCAGGCTGCTGCCTGGTGTTCGGCGGCGTACTGGAGCGCCTGCCGAAGCTGCGCGTGATGCTGGCCCACGGCGGCGGTAGCTTCCCCTGGTCCATCGGCCGCATAGAGCACGGCTTCCGCATGCGCCCGGACCTGGTGGCCACCGACAACCCGCGCAACCCGCGCGAGTACCTCAAGCGCCTGTATTTCGACTCCTGCGTGCACGACCCGCAGGCCCTGCGCTACCTTCTGGATGTGACCGGGGTCGAGCGCGTGATGCTGGGGACCGACTATCCTTTCCCGCTGGGGGAACAGCATCCGGGCAGTGGTATCGAGTCACTCGAACTCGGTCACGCTGACTGCGCGCAACTCTTCCACGGCACCGCCCTGGAATGGCTGGGGCTGCCGTTGCACCGATTCCAACCCCACGCCCAACAGGAAACGGCATGA
- the argC gene encoding N-acetyl-gamma-glutamyl-phosphate reductase, whose translation MSTTKHRIGIVGARGHTGAELIRLVAAHPALELAFVSSRELDGQRVSDQVDGFHGELRYASLDPEAVAAQGADVVVLALPNGKAAPFVEAIDKAKPDTLIVDLSADYRFNEKWYYGLPELTRERWRGEKRISNPGCYATAIQLSIAPLKDLLAAPPVSFGVSGYSGAGTTPSDKNDPEKLRDNLMPYSLTGHMHEKEASRHLNVPVEFMPHVAPHFRGLTVTTNLYLARQVKREDIVNRFKAAYEGEKLVHVVEEAPWVSQIANKHHVDIGGFAVSNDGKRVVVVATLDNLLKGAATQAMQNINRAIGVDEYTAIPVS comes from the coding sequence ATGAGTACGACCAAGCATCGCATCGGTATCGTCGGCGCGCGCGGCCACACCGGCGCCGAACTCATCCGCCTGGTGGCAGCGCATCCCGCGCTGGAACTGGCCTTCGTTTCCTCGCGTGAGTTGGACGGCCAGCGCGTATCCGATCAAGTGGACGGCTTCCACGGTGAACTGCGCTACGCCAGCCTCGATCCCGAGGCCGTGGCTGCGCAGGGCGCGGATGTCGTGGTGCTTGCCTTGCCCAATGGCAAGGCTGCGCCGTTCGTCGAGGCCATCGACAAGGCGAAGCCGGACACGCTCATCGTCGACCTGTCGGCGGATTACCGTTTCAACGAGAAGTGGTACTACGGCCTACCTGAGCTGACCCGCGAACGTTGGCGCGGCGAGAAGCGCATCAGCAATCCCGGCTGCTACGCGACGGCGATTCAGTTGTCGATCGCCCCGCTGAAGGATCTGCTCGCAGCGCCGCCAGTGAGCTTCGGCGTGTCGGGTTATTCGGGTGCCGGCACCACGCCGTCCGACAAGAACGATCCGGAGAAGCTGCGCGACAACCTGATGCCGTACTCGCTTACTGGCCACATGCACGAGAAGGAGGCCAGCCGCCACCTCAACGTGCCGGTGGAGTTCATGCCGCACGTGGCGCCGCATTTCCGTGGCCTTACCGTCACCACGAATCTGTATTTGGCACGTCAGGTGAAGCGCGAAGATATCGTCAACCGTTTCAAAGCCGCGTACGAAGGCGAGAAACTGGTGCACGTGGTCGAGGAAGCGCCTTGGGTCAGCCAGATCGCGAACAAGCACCACGTGGATATCGGCGGCTTCGCTGTATCGAACGACGGCAAGCGCGTGGTGGTGGTAGCGACGCTGGACAACCTGTTGAAGGGTGCGGCGACTCAGGCCATGCAGAACATCAATCGCGCCATTGGCGTGGACGAATACACGGCGATTCCGGTTTCTTGA
- a CDS encoding glutamate-5-semialdehyde dehydrogenase: MSDIRSLAIACRDAAPLLSVLDTPAKRALLNDMADALSRRTAGVLEANAKDIHSAVEKGLQGAMLDRLRLDKARVAGIVHALREVTSLPDPVGIVTRRDTLPNGVVVERVRIPLGVVAMIYEARPNVTADAAALCLMAGNAVILRGGSEAIQSNRAIAAALHEALRAHGLPEAAVTLVEDLRRETMVELLQLSDVVDLAIPRGGEGLIRFVTEHARVPVIKHYKGVCHLYVDASADATLALNLLVDGKTSRPGVCNALETVLIHRDVAGDFLPRAAVALRERGVELRGDAATRALVSGASVADEDDYAAEFLDLIIAVRVVDSVDEAIAHIRRYGSDHTEVIATNDDATARKFVQSLRSAVVMVNASSRFSDGGQLGLGAEIGISTTRLHAYGPMGAESLTIERFVVCGEGQVRHPESRLV; this comes from the coding sequence ATGAGCGACATCCGTTCACTGGCCATCGCCTGCCGCGACGCGGCACCGCTGCTGTCGGTGCTCGATACTCCGGCGAAGCGCGCGCTGCTGAATGACATGGCTGATGCCTTGTCGCGTCGCACAGCCGGTGTCCTTGAGGCGAACGCGAAGGACATACACTCAGCCGTTGAGAAAGGCCTGCAGGGCGCGATGCTCGACCGCCTTCGCCTGGACAAAGCGCGTGTGGCCGGTATCGTCCATGCATTACGCGAGGTCACATCGCTGCCCGATCCGGTAGGGATCGTCACGCGTCGCGACACGCTGCCCAATGGCGTCGTGGTGGAGCGCGTGCGCATTCCGCTCGGCGTGGTAGCGATGATTTACGAAGCCCGCCCCAATGTGACCGCCGACGCTGCCGCACTCTGCCTGATGGCAGGTAATGCAGTGATCTTGCGCGGTGGTTCCGAGGCAATCCAATCCAACCGTGCTATCGCCGCAGCCTTGCATGAAGCATTGCGCGCACATGGCCTGCCCGAGGCGGCCGTGACGCTAGTAGAGGATCTTCGCCGCGAGACCATGGTCGAACTGCTGCAGCTGAGCGATGTTGTGGACCTGGCCATCCCGCGCGGTGGCGAGGGTTTGATCCGCTTCGTCACGGAGCATGCGCGCGTGCCGGTCATCAAGCACTACAAGGGTGTGTGTCACCTCTACGTGGATGCTTCTGCCGATGCGACGCTTGCATTGAACCTGCTGGTCGATGGCAAGACATCCCGCCCGGGTGTATGCAATGCGTTGGAAACCGTGCTGATTCATCGCGACGTGGCGGGCGACTTTCTGCCTCGCGCGGCCGTCGCGTTGCGCGAACGCGGCGTGGAGTTGCGCGGCGACGCCGCCACGCGCGCGCTCGTATCCGGCGCGAGCGTTGCTGATGAGGACGATTACGCGGCCGAGTTTCTCGATCTGATTATCGCGGTGCGTGTGGTGGACAGCGTCGACGAAGCGATTGCCCATATTCGCCGCTACGGCTCGGATCACACGGAGGTCATTGCCACCAACGACGATGCGACGGCGAGGAAATTCGTGCAGTCGCTGCGCTCCGCGGTGGTGATGGTCAACGCCTCATCGCGGTTTTCCGACGGCGGACAGCTGGGGTTGGGCGCGGAGATTGGTATTTCGACGACGCGCTTGCACGCCTACGGCCCAATGGGCGCAGAGTCGCTGACTATCGAGCGGTTCGTGGTGTGCGGGGAAGGGCAGGTGCGGCATCCGGAAAGCCGCCTCGTCTGA